ATCTGGTGTGGACTCTTCTACCCAACTGAATTAGATTCAGCCACACTTAGGGAGGCAGTATATATAGTAGTGAAGAGCACAGAAGTACAAGTGTACACAGTTGCAAAACGTCTCCCAACAGATTATTAATTATAGAGGGAAAAATAACTTTATAGAGGAGAAACCTAGCAGACACCATGTTAACCAACTGATCGAAGTTACCATCTACCAATAATCCACCAATAATGGCACAAATTGCCATCCTGTGCCTCCTGATACCAGGCACTGAGAAGGACGCAACACTACTTCTGTGAATGCATCACCTGATTCCTCTAATCATCATTAGAGGAATGCATCCTCTAATCATGGGGATATGTCTGGCAAATTCAACATGAAGGACATTCTATAAATCATTAGCCTTTACTAATCAAAACTGTCAATGTCATGAAAGACTGAGGAACGATTCCAGATTAAAAGAAACTGAAgggacatgacaactaaatggtATCCATGATCCTGGATTGGGTCCcagatcagaaaaagaaataattgttatAAAGGACATTTTGGGACAACTGGTAAAATTTGAATATGGATTATAATTGATAATTATATTATGATTATGTAAGGGGATGTCCTTTGGTTAGGTATTAGGAAACACATGTAGAAGTACCTAAGGGTAAAGGGTCATGATGACTGCAATttactctcaaatggttcagcaaaaatgataacaatacttaatgtgcatatgtgtttctgtgtgtatgtatctatacCTAGCTATAGATATAGAGTAAGCAAATGTGATAAAATGTTAGGAATTGGAAGGGTATTTGGAAGTCCATTGTGCTTTTGTTGCAACTTTTTTGTaagtttgagatttttttcaaagtaaaaactaaaaaacatacaGGCTATAGAGTCAGGCAGTTTGGCTCCAAACTCTGCCACTCTCTGTGTGTCCTTTAAAAGCTATTAACCCTGGgccagggcgcggtggctcacgcctgtaatccccgcactttgggaggccgaggcgggcagatcacgaggtcaggagatcgagaccatcctcgctaacacggtgaaaccccgtctctactaaaatatacaaaaaattatctgggagtggtggtgggcacctgtagtctcggctactcgggaagctgaggcaggagaatggcggaacccgggaggcggagcttgcagtgagctgagattgtgccattgcactccagcgtgggggacagagcgagattccatctcaaaaaaaaaaaaaaaaaagctattaaccctgtacaatggggataagggttgttatgaagattaaagaagaaactaaaagctgggcaaggtggctcacaactgtaatcccaatgatttgggaggccaaggtgggaggattgcttgaggccaggagttcgagaccagcctgggcaacatagtgagaccccatctctacaaaaaataaaatagtcagttatggtggtgcacactggtagtcccagctacttgagaggctaagatgggagggtCGCTAGAGTCCAGGcatttgaggttacaatgaggcatgatcattccactgtactccagccagggcaacagaccctgtctctaaaaaaaagaaagcaagaaactaaGAGTAATAGTAGCTGACACTACCAAGGGCATcctgtgtgcccagcactgtgccaAGTGTCTGTAAATGTCCCAGGGCAGAGCCTTTGTTTCTGGCATGGAGTCATGATTAAATGGTAACTACTGCCAGTGTGGCTGCTGTCGGAGTGTAGCCGGAAGAGGCACATGGTAGGTGTGGAGGTAAGCTGAGGTTGAACGCTGGAACCCTTTTGCTATGGGAAGTCCAGAAATGACACTTGCTGTGCCAAGGAAGAGATCTGAATTGGTCCCTGGTCCCCTGTAGGGAACAAGCTCCTGAAGACTCTGCTGCAGGGTGTGGGAAGAAATCACTAGAACTCCTGCTTACCCCTGCTGCCTGCTCATGATGTCCTGGAGCAGCTTGCGGGCGGACAGCTGACCCAGCACCTTCCGGTAGCTGTTGGTGAAGATGGCATCTGCATACCGCCGCATCCTGTGCGGAAGGAGTCAGGGGTCAGAGGGCGGGGTGGAAGCCAGGCGAGAGGACAGTCATGGCTGCACTCGCCATGTCTCTGCAAGATCCTTCTGTTGCCATCTGTCCCACTCATCCCAAGAGAGACTCAAACGCCTCTGAGTGACCTCTGTGAAGCTGTGTCTGCCTCCTCTGCAAGGACGGGCAGTGGGTGCTGCCTGGAGACATAGCCAGGGCCCAGCTGATGGGCTGAGTCTGCCCCATGGCAGGGATGGCTTGGGAGTGGTGGGAACTTTCCCCAGGGGCTGCTTACCTGAGGGTCAaagggggaggtggggagcagTGGGAGCTGCTGCTGAGGGTGAGGATCACAAAGAAGAACACCCAGAGTGGCATCCTTCACCCAGGGTGGCACCTGCAGAGTGACAGGAGGGGAAGGTCAGGTATGGCCACAGCCATCGGGATGGCCTTCACTGGCCCAGCCCTGGGCTTGGCTCCATGGCAAGCCTTGGTCCTTGGTTTCTGGAAGCTGTGGGATGGGAAAAAGAACGCAGACGCTGgaagtcagacagacctgagttcacgttctgcctctgccagccaccTGCTCTGACTTCATTTTCTCCATCTGTAGAATGGGCGTGATGGAGCTCCCTTGCCAACCACATAGGGTTGAACCGAAAACCAGTGATAGTAGGGAAATTTCCCCTTGCCATAAGGCATTAGAAGTAggatttggggccaggcacggtggctcacgcctgtaatcccagcactttgggaggctgaggtgggcggatcacctgaggccaggagtttgagaccagcctggccaactggtgaaaccccatctctactaaaaatacaaaaatgagacaggactggtggcgtgtgcctataatcccagctactcggtaggctgaggcatgagaatcccttgaacccaggaggtggaagttgcagtgagccaagatcatcccatGCACTCCacactgggtgacaaagtgagaccctgtctcgaaaaaaaaaaaaaaaaaaattaataaaataaatgggatCCCTTAGCAAGGAATGGGGAAGGTCAAAGAACCTTCTCTCAGTGCCCCTCATTCAACCCTATCCAGTGTGGCAGTGACAGCAGGCAGCAAGGGTAACTGCTCAGCTCTGAGTCAGACAAACTGgaagttcaaatcctggctctgctgtcATTAGCTGTGTGTCCTAGGACAAGTGGCTTCACCTCTCCGAGCCTTATTTTCCCCGGCCATAAAACCGAGATGGTAACTAGACCTCCTACTTCGGCTCCTGTAAGGATCTGGTGAGGTGAGGTGCCTGAACCAATAGGGAATTCTCTAGAAACCTTTGCTGTGGCTACCTAAGACCAACCCTCTCAGAGGGCACGCTCTtcctgttttaattttgtttggagttggagagaggggagaagggcTCTAAGTCTTGCTCCAGACACTTAGATTTCGCTGAAGAGTTTTAGTCCTGGAAGAGACCGAAGAGCCAGGGGAGCCAGTGTGGCGCAGTCATCTCATAGGTCCTGTAACTACCCTTAATTGGGGCCTGCGGACACCATGCTCTGCAATTAGCGGAAAAACAGCCAGCAGGGGACAGAGCCCGCCTCCGCCGGGGCAAGTGCCACTGCTGTCAGCCC
This window of the Pongo abelii isolate AG06213 chromosome 21, NHGRI_mPonAbe1-v2.0_pri, whole genome shotgun sequence genome carries:
- the GHRH gene encoding somatoliberin isoform X2; this encodes MPLWVFFFVILTLSSSSHCSPPPPLTLRMRRYADAIFTNSYRKVLGQLSARKLLQDIMSRQQGESNQERGARARLGRQVDGMWAEQKQMELESILVALLQKHRNSQG
- the GHRH gene encoding somatoliberin isoform X1 — protein: MPLWVFFFVILTLSSSSHCSPPPPLTLRMRRYADAIFTNSYRKVLGQLSARKLLQDIMSRQQGESNQERGARARLGRQVDGMWAEQKQMELESILVALLQKHSRNSQG